A single genomic interval of Spinacia oleracea cultivar Varoflay chromosome 6, BTI_SOV_V1, whole genome shotgun sequence harbors:
- the LOC110774710 gene encoding probable hexosyltransferase MUCI70 isoform X3: MASIHQRGDVIVSVGSKSNERGDAGPIRVSRRARRFGSITRQRLSIWLLLIGAVFFMYMTFFSVKVHFHGEKEDGMSSFFSIPKGGPQSYNITQYNRSTKGKVDHGMLSFFGVPKRGVDSNVSQRRRSPKHYPCDIDLEKSIEYILEPKDYLNFTRFELDYVEKEEESLTTSPYELKFAGHQTLEARERSFHAINQSLHCGFVKGPNGMGSTGFDLDEKDQKFMKSCIVVVSSCIFGSSDFLRRPTSKLISEYSKTHVCFVMFLDEETLQKLFSEGNVPDDRGFMGLWRIVVVKNLPFEDMRRTGKVPKLLAHRLFPSSRYSIWLDSKMRLNTDPLLILEYFLWRTKSEYSISKHYDRQCVWDEVLQNKRLNKCARGFLNNQSPYTYVKSLLVPVV; the protein is encoded by the exons ATGGCAAGTATACACCAAAGAGGAGATGTTATTGTTAGTGTGGGTTCCAAGTCTAATGAAAGAGGTGATGCTGGCCCTATTCGAGTTTCTCGTAGGGCTAGGAGGTTTGGTTCGATTACTCGACAAAGGCTCTCGATTTGGCTGTTGTTAATTGGAGCTGTATTCTTCATGTACATGACATTTTTCAGCGTTAAAGTGCACTTTCATG GTGAGAAGGAAGATGGCATGTCGTCTTTCTTTAGTATACCAAAAGGAGGCCCTCAGAGCTATAATATTACCCAATACAACAGGTCTACCAAAG GTAAGGTAGATCATGGCATGTTATCTTTCTTCGGTGTGCCAAAAAGAGGCGTTGATAGCAATGTTAGCCAAAGAAGGAGGTCTCCTAAAC ATTATCCTTGTGACATTGATTTAGAAAAGTCTATCGAGTATATATTGGAGCCCAAGGATTATTTAAACTTCACGCGTTTTGAACTGGACTATGTTGAAAAAGAGGAGGAATCTTTGACGACAAGCCCGTACGAACTCAAATTTGCTGGTCATCAGACTCTAGAAGCACGAGAGAGGTCTTTTCATGCGATTAATCAATCTCTGCATTGTGGTTTTGTAAAGGGGCCTAATGGGATGGGAAGTACTGGATTTGATTTAGATGAGAAAGACCAGAAGTTTATGAAGTCATGTATTGTTGTTGTGTCATCTTGCATCTTCGGGAGTTCTGATTTTCTAAGGCGACCAACAAGTAAATTG ATCAGTGAATATTCAAAGACACATGTCTGTTTTGTGATGTTCTTGGATGAGGAAACATtgcagaaattattttcagaagGAAACGTTCCAGACGACAGAGGATTCATGGGTTTATGGAGAATAGTAGTAGTTAAAAATTTGCCATTTGAAGACATGCGGAGAACTGGTAAGGTGCCGAAGTTACTGGCACATCGCCTATTCCCGTCTTCTAG GTATTCTATTTGGCTTGATAGCAAGATGCGACTGAATACCGATCCTTTGTTGATTCTGGAGTACTTCTTATGGCGAACAAAATCAGAATATTCCATCTCAAAACACTATGATCGCCAATGTGTTTGGGATGAGGTGCTCCAAAATAAGCGGCTTAATAA ATGTGCCAGAGGGTTCCTTAATAATCAGAGCCCATACACCTATGTCAAATCTCTTCTCGTGCCTGTGGTTTAA
- the LOC110774710 gene encoding probable hexosyltransferase MUCI70 isoform X4, protein MASIHQRGDVIVSVGSKSNERGDAGPIRVSRRARRFGSITRQRLSIWLLLIGAVFFMYMTFFSVKVHFHGEKEDGMSSFFSIPKGGPQSYNITQYNRSTKGKVDHGMLSFFGVPKRGVDSNVSQRRRSPKHYPCDIDLEKSIEYILEPKDYLNFTRFELDYVEKEEESLTTSPYELKFAGHQTLEARERSFHAINQSLHCGFVKGPNGMGSTGFDLDEKDQKFMKSCIVVVSSCIFGSSDFLRRPTSKLISEYSKTHVCFVMFLDEETLQKLFSEGNVPDDRGFMGLWRIVVVKNLPFEDMRRTGKVPKLLAHRLFPSSRYSIWLDSKMRLNTDPLLILEYFLWRTKSEYSISKHYDRQCVWDEVLQNKRLNKIVSAEHW, encoded by the exons ATGGCAAGTATACACCAAAGAGGAGATGTTATTGTTAGTGTGGGTTCCAAGTCTAATGAAAGAGGTGATGCTGGCCCTATTCGAGTTTCTCGTAGGGCTAGGAGGTTTGGTTCGATTACTCGACAAAGGCTCTCGATTTGGCTGTTGTTAATTGGAGCTGTATTCTTCATGTACATGACATTTTTCAGCGTTAAAGTGCACTTTCATG GTGAGAAGGAAGATGGCATGTCGTCTTTCTTTAGTATACCAAAAGGAGGCCCTCAGAGCTATAATATTACCCAATACAACAGGTCTACCAAAG GTAAGGTAGATCATGGCATGTTATCTTTCTTCGGTGTGCCAAAAAGAGGCGTTGATAGCAATGTTAGCCAAAGAAGGAGGTCTCCTAAAC ATTATCCTTGTGACATTGATTTAGAAAAGTCTATCGAGTATATATTGGAGCCCAAGGATTATTTAAACTTCACGCGTTTTGAACTGGACTATGTTGAAAAAGAGGAGGAATCTTTGACGACAAGCCCGTACGAACTCAAATTTGCTGGTCATCAGACTCTAGAAGCACGAGAGAGGTCTTTTCATGCGATTAATCAATCTCTGCATTGTGGTTTTGTAAAGGGGCCTAATGGGATGGGAAGTACTGGATTTGATTTAGATGAGAAAGACCAGAAGTTTATGAAGTCATGTATTGTTGTTGTGTCATCTTGCATCTTCGGGAGTTCTGATTTTCTAAGGCGACCAACAAGTAAATTG ATCAGTGAATATTCAAAGACACATGTCTGTTTTGTGATGTTCTTGGATGAGGAAACATtgcagaaattattttcagaagGAAACGTTCCAGACGACAGAGGATTCATGGGTTTATGGAGAATAGTAGTAGTTAAAAATTTGCCATTTGAAGACATGCGGAGAACTGGTAAGGTGCCGAAGTTACTGGCACATCGCCTATTCCCGTCTTCTAG GTATTCTATTTGGCTTGATAGCAAGATGCGACTGAATACCGATCCTTTGTTGATTCTGGAGTACTTCTTATGGCGAACAAAATCAGAATATTCCATCTCAAAACACTATGATCGCCAATGTGTTTGGGATGAGGTGCTCCAAAATAAGCGGCTTAATAA GATTGTGAGCGCAGAGCATTGGTAA
- the LOC110774710 gene encoding probable hexosyltransferase MUCI70 isoform X2, protein MASIHQRGDVIVSVGSKSNERGDAGPIRVSRRARRFGSITRQRLSIWLLLIGAVFFMYMTFFSVKVHFHGEKEDGMSSFFSIPKGGPQSYNITQYNRSTKGKVDHGMLSFFGVPKRGVDSNVSQRRRSPKHYPCDIDLEKSIEYILEPKDYLNFTRFELDYVEKEEESLTTSPYELKFAGHQTLEARERSFHAINQSLHCGFVKGPNGMGSTGFDLDEKDQKFMKSCIVVVSSCIFGSSDFLRRPTSKLISEYSKTHVCFVMFLDEETLQKLFSEGNVPDDRGFMGLWRIVVVKNLPFEDMRRTGKVPKLLAHRLFPSSRYSIWLDSKMRLNTDPLLILEYFLWRTKSEYSISKHYDRQCVWDEVLQNKRLNKYDPTAIDEQFKFYQSDGLTKFNASNPHTPLPS, encoded by the exons ATGGCAAGTATACACCAAAGAGGAGATGTTATTGTTAGTGTGGGTTCCAAGTCTAATGAAAGAGGTGATGCTGGCCCTATTCGAGTTTCTCGTAGGGCTAGGAGGTTTGGTTCGATTACTCGACAAAGGCTCTCGATTTGGCTGTTGTTAATTGGAGCTGTATTCTTCATGTACATGACATTTTTCAGCGTTAAAGTGCACTTTCATG GTGAGAAGGAAGATGGCATGTCGTCTTTCTTTAGTATACCAAAAGGAGGCCCTCAGAGCTATAATATTACCCAATACAACAGGTCTACCAAAG GTAAGGTAGATCATGGCATGTTATCTTTCTTCGGTGTGCCAAAAAGAGGCGTTGATAGCAATGTTAGCCAAAGAAGGAGGTCTCCTAAAC ATTATCCTTGTGACATTGATTTAGAAAAGTCTATCGAGTATATATTGGAGCCCAAGGATTATTTAAACTTCACGCGTTTTGAACTGGACTATGTTGAAAAAGAGGAGGAATCTTTGACGACAAGCCCGTACGAACTCAAATTTGCTGGTCATCAGACTCTAGAAGCACGAGAGAGGTCTTTTCATGCGATTAATCAATCTCTGCATTGTGGTTTTGTAAAGGGGCCTAATGGGATGGGAAGTACTGGATTTGATTTAGATGAGAAAGACCAGAAGTTTATGAAGTCATGTATTGTTGTTGTGTCATCTTGCATCTTCGGGAGTTCTGATTTTCTAAGGCGACCAACAAGTAAATTG ATCAGTGAATATTCAAAGACACATGTCTGTTTTGTGATGTTCTTGGATGAGGAAACATtgcagaaattattttcagaagGAAACGTTCCAGACGACAGAGGATTCATGGGTTTATGGAGAATAGTAGTAGTTAAAAATTTGCCATTTGAAGACATGCGGAGAACTGGTAAGGTGCCGAAGTTACTGGCACATCGCCTATTCCCGTCTTCTAG GTATTCTATTTGGCTTGATAGCAAGATGCGACTGAATACCGATCCTTTGTTGATTCTGGAGTACTTCTTATGGCGAACAAAATCAGAATATTCCATCTCAAAACACTATGATCGCCAATGTGTTTGGGATGAGGTGCTCCAAAATAAGCGGCTTAATAAGTATGATCCCACTGCCATCGATGAGCAGTTTAAGTTTTACCAGTCTGACGGGCTAACCAAGTTTAATGCATCAAATCCACATACGCCTCTTCCAAGTT GA
- the LOC110774710 gene encoding probable hexosyltransferase MUCI70 isoform X1, with product MASIHQRGDVIVSVGSKSNERGDAGPIRVSRRARRFGSITRQRLSIWLLLIGAVFFMYMTFFSVKVHFHGEKEDGMSSFFSIPKGGPQSYNITQYNRSTKGKVDHGMLSFFGVPKRGVDSNVSQRRRSPKHYPCDIDLEKSIEYILEPKDYLNFTRFELDYVEKEEESLTTSPYELKFAGHQTLEARERSFHAINQSLHCGFVKGPNGMGSTGFDLDEKDQKFMKSCIVVVSSCIFGSSDFLRRPTSKLISEYSKTHVCFVMFLDEETLQKLFSEGNVPDDRGFMGLWRIVVVKNLPFEDMRRTGKVPKLLAHRLFPSSRYSIWLDSKMRLNTDPLLILEYFLWRTKSEYSISKHYDRQCVWDEVLQNKRLNKYDPTAIDEQFKFYQSDGLTKFNASNPHTPLPSYVPEGSLIIRAHTPMSNLFSCLWFNEVDRFTSRDQLSFAYTYLKLKRTNPDRPFFLNMFKDCERRALVKLFRHREGPSPPTPP from the exons ATGGCAAGTATACACCAAAGAGGAGATGTTATTGTTAGTGTGGGTTCCAAGTCTAATGAAAGAGGTGATGCTGGCCCTATTCGAGTTTCTCGTAGGGCTAGGAGGTTTGGTTCGATTACTCGACAAAGGCTCTCGATTTGGCTGTTGTTAATTGGAGCTGTATTCTTCATGTACATGACATTTTTCAGCGTTAAAGTGCACTTTCATG GTGAGAAGGAAGATGGCATGTCGTCTTTCTTTAGTATACCAAAAGGAGGCCCTCAGAGCTATAATATTACCCAATACAACAGGTCTACCAAAG GTAAGGTAGATCATGGCATGTTATCTTTCTTCGGTGTGCCAAAAAGAGGCGTTGATAGCAATGTTAGCCAAAGAAGGAGGTCTCCTAAAC ATTATCCTTGTGACATTGATTTAGAAAAGTCTATCGAGTATATATTGGAGCCCAAGGATTATTTAAACTTCACGCGTTTTGAACTGGACTATGTTGAAAAAGAGGAGGAATCTTTGACGACAAGCCCGTACGAACTCAAATTTGCTGGTCATCAGACTCTAGAAGCACGAGAGAGGTCTTTTCATGCGATTAATCAATCTCTGCATTGTGGTTTTGTAAAGGGGCCTAATGGGATGGGAAGTACTGGATTTGATTTAGATGAGAAAGACCAGAAGTTTATGAAGTCATGTATTGTTGTTGTGTCATCTTGCATCTTCGGGAGTTCTGATTTTCTAAGGCGACCAACAAGTAAATTG ATCAGTGAATATTCAAAGACACATGTCTGTTTTGTGATGTTCTTGGATGAGGAAACATtgcagaaattattttcagaagGAAACGTTCCAGACGACAGAGGATTCATGGGTTTATGGAGAATAGTAGTAGTTAAAAATTTGCCATTTGAAGACATGCGGAGAACTGGTAAGGTGCCGAAGTTACTGGCACATCGCCTATTCCCGTCTTCTAG GTATTCTATTTGGCTTGATAGCAAGATGCGACTGAATACCGATCCTTTGTTGATTCTGGAGTACTTCTTATGGCGAACAAAATCAGAATATTCCATCTCAAAACACTATGATCGCCAATGTGTTTGGGATGAGGTGCTCCAAAATAAGCGGCTTAATAAGTATGATCCCACTGCCATCGATGAGCAGTTTAAGTTTTACCAGTCTGACGGGCTAACCAAGTTTAATGCATCAAATCCACATACGCCTCTTCCAAGTT ATGTGCCAGAGGGTTCCTTAATAATCAGAGCCCATACACCTATGTCAAATCTCTTCTCGTGCCTGTGGTTTAACGAAGTTGACCGTTTCACATCTCGTGATCAACTGAGTTTTGCCTATACTTATTTAAAGTTGAAGCGAACGAATCCTGATAGACCATTTTTCCTTAATATGTTCAAG GATTGTGAGCGCAGAGCATTGGTAAAATTATTTCGGCATAGAGAAGGTCCATCTCCTCCAACTCCGCCTTGA
- the LOC110774708 gene encoding uncharacterized protein encodes MIPSFNNFALILFFFTTQYKPVYTFTTMPEKRNFSAYSLSTDHQQPPIMGGDTSENNNVNRNHKKLRRLPHVFSKVLELPFDSDTDVFIEERCDCFKFTVEDDGGVVVAGGVRAHVVEVHPGITKVVIRKKGNMSQPIVDENELDVWRYRLPSSARPELATAVYARGELVVTVPKNGWGENIRRGGGDCKGGFKGNMGTLILVQ; translated from the coding sequence ATGATTCCATCTTTCAACAACTTTGCacttattttattcttttttaccACTCAATATAAACCCGTCTACACTTTTACTACCATGCCTGAAAAACGCAACTTCTCCGCTTATTCTCTCTCCACAGATCATCAACAACCTCCGATCATGGGAGGTGACACTAGTGAGAATAATAACGTTAACCGCAATCACAAGAAATTGCGAAGACTTCCTCATGTGTTCAGCAAAGTTTTAGAGTTGCCGTTTGATTCCGATACCGATGTGTTTATCGAAGAACGGTGTGATTGTTTTAAGTTTACGGTTGAAGATGACGGCGGAGTTGTTGTTGCTGGTGGTGTTAGGGCTCATGTAGTTGAGGTTCACCCTGGGATTACTAAGGTTGTGATTCGTAAGAAAGGGAATATGTCGCAGCCGATCGTTGATGAGAATGAGCTTGACGTGTGGCGGTATCGGCTTCCGTCGTCTGCGCGGCCGGAGCTTGCCACCGCGGTTTATGCACGTGGGGAGCTTGTTGTGACGGTGCCTAAGAATGGGTGGGGTGAGAATATTAGGAGAGGTGGTGGTGATTGTAAAGGTGGTTTTAAGGGTAATATGGGAACTCTTATTCTTGTTCAATGA